From a region of the Candidatus Methylomirabilota bacterium genome:
- a CDS encoding cold-shock protein produces MKGKVKWFNVTKRFGFIVRDDGGQDAFVHASDVEGGATLRENDTVEFDLGQDDRGRAKAVRVRVLRG; encoded by the coding sequence ATGAAAGGTAAGGTCAAGTGGTTCAATGTGACGAAGCGGTTCGGGTTTATCGTGCGGGATGACGGCGGGCAGGACGCGTTCGTCCACGCGAGCGACGTCGAGGGGGGCGCCACCTTGAGGGAAAACGACACGGTGGAGTTCGACCTGGGTCAGGATGATCGCGGCCGCGCCAAGGCGGTCCGGGTTCGTGTGCTACGGGGGTAA
- the lysA gene encoding diaminopimelate decarboxylase, translated as MHHFQYRDDRLACEEVPIERIADAVGTPFYLYSHATLTHHFRTFDQAFADIPHLVCFAMKANSNGATLKLFADLGGGADVVSGGELYRALRAGIPPSRIVFAGVGKTRDEMEFALKSDILMFNVESPQELRLLNEVGGATGIKARVALRINPDVDPKTHPYISTGLKKSKFGIDISLAMEEYRVAGALRHIEVVGVHQHIGSQITEIAPFVDSLAKMAGLITELRHHGFAIKYLDVGGGLGITYKDEDPPIPRVFAEAMIAVIKDLGCTIVLEPGRVIVGNAGVLVTRVLYDKRTPAKHFIVVDAGMNDLVRPSLYGSFHSILPARREEGREMVTADVVGPVCESGDFLAKDRSMPVPEPGELLVVMSAGAYGHTMSSNYNSRPRPPEILVRGDRWFTIRERESYEDLIRSERIPADL; from the coding sequence GTGCATCATTTCCAGTATCGCGACGATCGTCTGGCGTGCGAAGAGGTGCCGATCGAACGGATTGCTGACGCCGTCGGGACCCCGTTCTATCTGTATAGCCACGCAACGCTGACGCACCACTTTCGGACCTTTGACCAGGCGTTCGCCGACATCCCTCACCTGGTCTGTTTTGCCATGAAGGCCAACTCCAACGGTGCGACCTTGAAGCTGTTCGCCGACCTGGGAGGCGGCGCCGATGTCGTGTCGGGTGGGGAGCTCTATCGGGCCTTACGGGCCGGTATCCCGCCCAGCCGCATCGTCTTTGCAGGGGTGGGCAAGACCCGTGACGAGATGGAGTTTGCACTGAAGTCCGATATCCTGATGTTCAACGTAGAGTCGCCGCAGGAGCTCCGTCTGTTGAATGAGGTAGGGGGCGCCACGGGGATAAAGGCGAGGGTGGCGCTGCGGATCAACCCGGACGTTGATCCCAAGACCCACCCGTATATCTCGACCGGGTTGAAGAAGAGTAAGTTCGGCATCGACATCTCCCTGGCGATGGAGGAGTACCGGGTGGCCGGAGCACTGCGCCATATCGAGGTCGTTGGGGTCCATCAACATATCGGATCCCAGATTACCGAGATTGCGCCCTTCGTGGACAGTCTGGCCAAGATGGCCGGGCTGATCACCGAATTGCGTCATCATGGCTTTGCGATCAAATATCTGGATGTCGGTGGCGGGCTCGGGATCACCTACAAAGATGAAGATCCGCCGATCCCGCGGGTCTTCGCGGAGGCAATGATTGCGGTCATCAAGGATCTGGGATGCACCATCGTCCTGGAGCCTGGACGGGTCATTGTCGGGAATGCGGGGGTCCTGGTCACAAGGGTTCTCTACGACAAGCGCACGCCGGCTAAGCACTTTATCGTGGTCGATGCCGGGATGAACGATCTGGTCCGCCCGAGCCTGTACGGTTCATTCCATTCGATCCTCCCTGCACGGCGTGAGGAGGGGCGGGAGATGGTGACGGCCGATGTGGTGGGTCCCGTCTGCGAGTCGGGCGATTTCCTGGCCAAGGACCGGTCGATGCCGGTCCCCGAGCCCGGCGAGTTGCTGGTTGTGATGAGCGCCGGCGCCTACGGCCATACGATGTCATCCAACTACAACAGTCGACCAAGGCCGCCGGAGATCCTGGTGAGGGGCGATCGCTGGTTCACCATCCGCGAACGGGAAAGTTATGAGGATCTGATCCGCAGCGAGCGCATTCCGGCAGATCTGTAG
- a CDS encoding diaminopimelate epimerase, whose translation MDKLSFVKMSGSGNDFILIDNRAGHLDIEPRTLAERLCRRRISVGADGLILVEPSSTADFRMRIFNADGSEAEMCGNGGRCVARFAEMLGIAAPDMAFDTLAGTIRARVNGDRVTLQISRPHGMRLRLSIDVDGVSYEIHSINTGVPHAVLLCSDLEAVPVRTLGRAIRFHPAFQPAGTNVDFVAVADGHALAIRTYERGVEDETLACGTGTVASALISAELGLVSSPVQVQVRSGEILTVSFTGPDYQEVFFEGEVRLVYQGELMADAFKD comes from the coding sequence ATGGATAAACTAAGCTTCGTGAAAATGAGCGGAAGCGGTAACGATTTTATCCTGATCGATAACCGCGCCGGTCATCTCGACATCGAGCCCAGGACGCTGGCTGAGCGACTCTGCCGACGCCGGATCTCGGTAGGGGCTGACGGCCTGATCCTGGTCGAGCCCTCTTCGACGGCCGATTTCCGGATGCGGATCTTCAACGCCGACGGCAGTGAGGCGGAGATGTGCGGCAACGGCGGCCGTTGCGTGGCCAGGTTCGCCGAGATGTTGGGGATCGCGGCACCCGACATGGCCTTTGATACGCTGGCCGGGACGATCCGGGCGCGGGTGAACGGCGACCGGGTCACGTTGCAGATCAGCCGGCCACACGGGATGCGCCTGCGTCTATCGATTGACGTGGACGGCGTCTCGTACGAGATCCACAGCATCAATACAGGGGTGCCGCACGCCGTCCTCTTGTGTTCGGATCTGGAGGCCGTCCCGGTCCGCACGCTGGGGCGCGCCATCAGGTTTCACCCGGCCTTTCAACCGGCGGGGACGAACGTCGATTTTGTGGCCGTTGCTGACGGTCATGCGCTGGCTATCCGGACCTATGAACGGGGCGTCGAGGACGAGACGCTGGCCTGCGGCACAGGAACCGTCGCCTCAGCGCTGATCTCGGCCGAGTTGGGACTGGTGTCTTCCCCGGTCCAGGTGCAGGTCAGGAGCGGCGAGATCCTCACTGTGTCGTTCACCGGACCGGACTATCAGGAGGTCTTTTTCGAGGGGGAGGTCCGACTGGTCTATCAGGGCGAGCTGATGGCCGACGCGTTCAAGGATTAG
- a CDS encoding 4-hydroxy-tetrahydrodipicolinate synthase: protein MKRMFQGSMVALVTPFKDGRVDESSLRALVEFHITNGTDVLVPCGTTGESPTLSHDEHRRVIELTIEAANRRIEVVAGTGSNSTAEAIDLTRFARQAGADGALLVLPYYNKPTQAGLMTHCRAVADAAELPVILYNIPGRTGINMLPETLATLADHPYIVGMKEATGNLEQMTQDIMLCGDRLAFLSGDDTLTLPLLAVGGRGVISVVANIVPRDVADLTHAFLGGDWKRAREIHLKLFPLCQAMFYETNPIPIKTAMAMRGMIGGELRLPLCPMSESNLNRLKAAMRAYGLLS, encoded by the coding sequence ATGAAGCGGATGTTCCAGGGTTCGATGGTGGCGTTGGTGACCCCCTTCAAGGACGGACGGGTTGATGAGTCCTCCCTCCGTGCGTTGGTGGAGTTTCACATCACCAACGGGACCGATGTCCTGGTCCCGTGCGGGACGACAGGCGAGTCGCCGACGCTCAGCCACGATGAACACCGGCGGGTGATCGAATTGACGATTGAGGCGGCCAATCGGCGCATTGAGGTGGTTGCGGGGACCGGCTCGAACAGTACGGCCGAGGCGATCGATCTGACGCGCTTTGCCAGACAGGCGGGGGCCGACGGCGCCCTCCTGGTTCTCCCATATTACAACAAGCCGACACAGGCCGGGCTGATGACGCACTGCCGCGCCGTGGCGGATGCGGCGGAGTTGCCGGTGATCCTCTACAACATCCCGGGGCGGACGGGGATCAACATGCTGCCGGAGACGCTGGCGACGTTGGCCGATCATCCGTATATCGTCGGGATGAAGGAGGCGACCGGCAACCTGGAACAGATGACCCAGGATATCATGCTGTGCGGGGACCGCCTGGCGTTCCTGTCCGGGGATGATACTCTCACGTTGCCGTTGCTCGCGGTGGGGGGACGAGGCGTCATTTCGGTAGTGGCCAATATTGTGCCGCGCGATGTGGCCGACCTGACCCATGCATTCCTGGGTGGCGACTGGAAGCGCGCCCGCGAGATCCACCTTAAGCTCTTCCCACTCTGCCAGGCGATGTTCTATGAAACCAACCCCATCCCGATCAAGACCGCGATGGCCATGCGGGGAATGATCGGCGGTGAGCTTCGCCTGCCGCTCTGTCCGATGAGCGAGTCCAACCTGAACCGGCTCAAGGCCGCCATGCGGGCGTACGGTCTGCTTTCATGA
- a CDS encoding 4-hydroxy-tetrahydrodipicolinate reductase codes for MIRTIVCGAAGRMGGRIIAMIREADDFTLVGAVEQPNSAGIGQDAGEVAGIGRLGVPVVGDLGAVVGEGQVVIDFTVPQATVSHLVMAVQAKVPVVVGTTGFGATDLDRITELSATVPCVLSPNMSVGVNLVFKVLAEVASVLGDGYDVEIVETHHRLKKDAPSGTALKMAQVIADALGRDLDKVGVYGRKGMVGARGKDEIAMHALRAGDVVGDHTVIFDGSGERVEITHRAHSRDNFARGALRAARWVIGRPPGLYDMQDVLGLRSRV; via the coding sequence ATGATACGCACGATTGTCTGCGGCGCCGCCGGACGAATGGGTGGACGCATCATCGCTATGATCCGTGAGGCCGACGATTTCACTCTCGTTGGGGCTGTCGAACAGCCGAACAGTGCCGGCATCGGACAGGACGCCGGTGAGGTGGCGGGTATTGGTAGGCTGGGCGTTCCGGTTGTCGGCGATCTGGGTGCGGTAGTGGGCGAAGGCCAGGTGGTGATCGACTTTACCGTCCCGCAGGCTACCGTCAGTCACCTGGTCATGGCGGTCCAGGCAAAGGTCCCTGTTGTGGTAGGAACAACCGGGTTTGGCGCCACCGATCTGGACAGGATCACGGAGCTGAGCGCGACGGTGCCCTGCGTGCTTTCGCCCAATATGAGCGTCGGGGTGAACCTTGTATTCAAGGTGCTGGCTGAGGTAGCCTCGGTGTTGGGTGACGGGTATGATGTCGAGATCGTCGAGACCCACCATCGGCTGAAAAAGGACGCCCCCAGCGGGACCGCATTGAAGATGGCGCAGGTGATCGCTGATGCGCTGGGCCGGGACCTGGACAAGGTAGGAGTCTACGGTCGAAAGGGGATGGTGGGCGCGCGCGGCAAAGACGAGATTGCCATGCATGCGTTGCGGGCCGGTGATGTCGTCGGCGACCATACCGTAATCTTTGACGGCAGTGGGGAGCGGGTTGAGATTACGCACCGGGCCCATAGTCGGGATAACTTTGCGCGGGGTGCATTGCGTGCGGCGCGGTGGGTCATCGGTCGGCCGCCCGGTCTGTACGACATGCAGGACGTGCTAGGATTGAGAAGCCGAGTATGA
- a CDS encoding LL-diaminopimelate aminotransferase, whose product MGNPFRVAQRLSKLPPYLFAEIDRLKQEAIRRGMDIVNLGVGDPDLPTPSHIIARMQEASADPRHHQYPSYEGMLSFRQTVADWYSKRFGVTLDPATEVLSLIGSKEGIGHIPLAFVDPGDIVLVPDPGYPVYQAGTVFAEGIPYFMPLRRERSFLPDLDAIPSEVLKKARIMFLNYPNNPTAAVASRAFFAEAVDFARRHRLILCHDAAYSEMAYDGYLPESLLAIEGAKDVAIEYHSLSKTYNMTGWRIGFAVGCREILSGLGRIKTNLDSGVFQAVQEAAITALNGPQECVEAMRAVYKARRDALVDGLMALGFTVDRPKATFYVWIGVPNGYTSASFASVLLSEAGIVMTPGTGFGPSGEGYIRAALTVDVSRIQEAVQRIAALNLTTR is encoded by the coding sequence ATGGGAAATCCCTTTCGTGTAGCACAGCGGCTGTCGAAGCTGCCTCCATATCTCTTCGCCGAGATCGACCGTTTGAAGCAGGAGGCGATCCGTCGCGGGATGGATATCGTCAACCTGGGGGTCGGCGACCCTGATCTGCCGACACCGTCACACATTATCGCGCGGATGCAGGAGGCATCCGCCGACCCGCGGCACCACCAGTACCCGTCCTACGAGGGGATGCTGAGCTTTCGACAGACGGTAGCCGACTGGTACAGCAAACGGTTCGGCGTCACGCTTGATCCGGCAACCGAGGTCCTGAGTCTGATCGGGTCCAAAGAAGGGATTGGTCACATTCCCCTGGCGTTTGTCGATCCGGGCGACATTGTGCTGGTGCCCGATCCCGGCTACCCGGTCTATCAGGCAGGGACCGTTTTTGCGGAGGGAATCCCGTACTTCATGCCGCTCAGGCGGGAACGGTCGTTCCTGCCCGACCTCGACGCAATTCCGTCAGAGGTTCTGAAGAAGGCCCGGATTATGTTTTTAAACTACCCCAACAACCCCACGGCCGCCGTCGCATCGAGGGCGTTTTTTGCAGAGGCGGTCGACTTTGCCCGCCGTCACCGGCTGATCCTGTGCCACGATGCGGCCTATTCCGAGATGGCCTACGACGGCTACCTGCCGGAGAGCCTCCTGGCCATAGAAGGGGCGAAGGATGTTGCCATCGAGTACCATTCGCTGTCCAAGACCTATAATATGACCGGGTGGCGCATCGGCTTTGCGGTCGGCTGCCGTGAGATCCTGTCCGGCCTTGGCCGAATCAAGACCAACCTGGACTCCGGTGTCTTCCAGGCGGTGCAGGAGGCGGCGATCACGGCGCTCAACGGGCCGCAGGAGTGTGTTGAGGCGATGCGTGCCGTCTATAAGGCGCGGCGCGATGCGCTGGTGGACGGGCTGATGGCGCTCGGGTTTACGGTGGACCGGCCCAAGGCGACCTTCTATGTCTGGATCGGTGTCCCGAATGGATACACCTCCGCATCTTTTGCCTCTGTGCTGCTGTCCGAGGCCGGCATCGTCATGACGCCAGGGACGGGATTCGGTCCGAGCGGCGAGGGGTACATTCGAGCGGCCCTCACCGTAGACGTCTCCCGGATTCAGGAGGCGGTACAGCGGATTGCCGCCTTAAATCTCACTACGAGGTAG
- the folK gene encoding 2-amino-4-hydroxy-6-hydroxymethyldihydropteridine diphosphokinase, with protein MGERAYIGIGSNLGDRVEHCHAAITAISKIAGVVVVRASSLYETAPVPPASSRWFVNGVVSVQTDLTPGMLLLELQRIEARMGRAVERARGVDRSIDLDLLLVGSQVVETPDLVLPHPRLHQRRFVLTPLCELDPELCHPVFDVTMRQLLDRLDDPSVVRRLSPAGISVGGKGGV; from the coding sequence ATGGGTGAACGCGCGTATATTGGAATCGGATCCAACCTGGGCGATCGAGTCGAACACTGCCACGCGGCCATCACGGCCATATCGAAGATTGCAGGGGTGGTGGTCGTGCGCGCCTCATCGCTGTATGAGACCGCGCCGGTCCCTCCCGCGTCGAGCCGCTGGTTTGTTAACGGCGTAGTCTCAGTCCAGACCGATCTGACGCCGGGTATGTTGCTGCTCGAACTACAACGAATCGAAGCGCGTATGGGTCGTGCGGTGGAGCGGGCGCGGGGTGTGGATCGGAGCATCGATCTCGACCTCTTGTTGGTAGGATCACAGGTGGTCGAAACACCGGACCTGGTTCTTCCCCACCCGCGTCTACATCAGCGACGTTTCGTCTTGACCCCGCTCTGTGAACTCGATCCGGAACTCTGCCATCCCGTCTTCGATGTGACGATGCGACAGTTGCTCGATCGTCTCGACGACCCGTCGGTCGTTCGGCGGTTGTCGCCGGCCGGCATCTCTGTGGGGGGGAAGGGAGGAGTTTAG
- a CDS encoding deoxynucleoside kinase, translating to MKPRYIVVEGPIGVGKTSLAELLADRLQARTLLEGPDENPFIAKFYTDMRRYAFQAQLYYLLNRFRQQQELAQVDLFKQSLVSDYLFVKDKIFAYLTLDDNELALYERLQPLLETRVVKPDLVLYLQAGTDVLIRRIQARARVSEREMDRSYLEDVNAAYNHFFFHYSTTPLLVVNTNEIDFVKHKRDFEDLVRQIGTVRPGTQYYVPLGSRE from the coding sequence CTGAAGCCGCGTTACATTGTGGTCGAAGGTCCCATCGGTGTCGGCAAGACGAGTCTGGCCGAACTGCTGGCGGATCGGCTGCAGGCCAGAACGTTGTTGGAGGGTCCGGACGAAAACCCCTTCATCGCCAAATTCTATACCGATATGCGGCGGTACGCCTTTCAGGCCCAGCTCTATTACCTGTTGAACAGGTTCCGTCAACAACAGGAACTGGCCCAGGTTGATCTCTTCAAGCAGTCGCTGGTAAGCGACTATCTGTTTGTGAAGGACAAGATCTTCGCCTATTTGACGCTCGACGACAACGAGTTGGCGCTGTATGAACGGTTGCAACCGCTGCTGGAGACGCGTGTCGTCAAGCCCGACCTCGTTCTGTATCTGCAGGCCGGCACCGATGTCCTGATCCGTCGGATTCAGGCGCGGGCGAGGGTCTCCGAGCGGGAGATGGATCGGTCCTATCTGGAGGATGTGAATGCCGCCTACAACCACTTCTTCTTTCACTACTCGACAACGCCGCTGCTGGTCGTGAATACCAACGAGATCGATTTCGTGAAGCACAAGCGCGATTTCGAGGACCTGGTCAGACAGATCGGGACGGTGCGGCCGGGTACCCAGTACTATGTGCCGCTGGGATCCCGCGAATAG
- the panB gene encoding 3-methyl-2-oxobutanoate hydroxymethyltransferase, producing the protein MTDRTVRTVALQQMKREGRKITMLTAYDYPMALLVDRAGIDLILVGDSGGMTVLGYETTIPVTMDEMLMMTKAVTRAVKRAMVIADMPFLSYEAEPADAVRNAGRFIKEGLAHAVKVERGWPSLSSVRAIVDAGIPVMGHVGLTPQTAVLQEGLKVQGKGLDAARCILEDALALEKAGAFAIVLEAIPGALAKVITKRVTVPTIGIGAGPHCDGQVLVLHDLLGLFERFAPRFTKRYADLAGIISDAVSRYREDVVECRFPEAAQTYMVDPETERALQEL; encoded by the coding sequence ATGACCGACCGGACGGTCAGAACGGTCGCCCTGCAGCAGATGAAGCGCGAGGGGCGAAAGATCACCATGCTGACGGCGTACGACTATCCGATGGCGCTGCTGGTGGACCGCGCGGGGATCGATCTGATCCTGGTGGGCGACTCCGGGGGGATGACGGTCCTCGGGTACGAGACGACGATCCCGGTTACCATGGACGAGATGCTGATGATGACCAAGGCGGTGACCCGTGCGGTGAAACGGGCGATGGTCATCGCCGACATGCCGTTTCTGTCGTACGAGGCCGAGCCGGCCGATGCCGTGAGAAACGCCGGACGGTTCATCAAGGAGGGGCTGGCCCATGCCGTCAAGGTCGAACGCGGGTGGCCCTCGCTTTCGTCGGTGCGGGCGATTGTCGACGCCGGGATTCCGGTCATGGGACACGTCGGACTCACCCCGCAGACGGCCGTTCTGCAGGAAGGGCTGAAGGTGCAGGGGAAAGGGCTCGACGCCGCCCGCTGCATCCTTGAGGATGCCCTGGCGCTGGAGAAGGCCGGGGCCTTTGCGATCGTGCTGGAGGCGATTCCCGGCGCGCTTGCCAAGGTCATCACCAAGCGGGTGACGGTTCCCACGATCGGGATCGGGGCCGGACCTCACTGCGACGGTCAGGTCCTGGTGCTGCACGATCTGCTGGGGCTTTTCGAGCGTTTCGCACCGAGGTTTACGAAGCGCTACGCCGATCTGGCCGGGATCATCAGCGATGCGGTGAGCCGGTACCGAGAGGATGTGGTCGAGTGCCGATTCCCGGAGGCCGCGCAGACCTACATGGTCGATCCGGAAACCGAGCGGGCGTTGCAGGAACTATGA
- a CDS encoding pantoate--beta-alanine ligase, producing the protein MQTIDDPSMIQRHCAQLRRDDKRIGLVPTMGAFHDGHLSLMRRAHAENDIVVVSLFVNPIQFDRREDLDSYPRDLDGDLAQAADAGIDLVFAPSAEAIYPKGFQTYVDVTELTEGLCGASRPGHFRGVTTVVAKLFNLVRPHRAYFGQKDYQQSAVVRRLAADLNFDLEIIVSPTVRESDGLAMSSRNVRLTLQERRAASVLYRSLAHADALVMAGERRTATILKDVRTMIEAEPLARIDYVAACHPDTLQTLDRIEGPALIALAVRFGGTRLIDNIVITPA; encoded by the coding sequence GTGCAGACGATTGATGATCCGTCGATGATCCAGCGACACTGCGCGCAGCTGCGGCGCGACGACAAGCGTATCGGACTTGTGCCGACGATGGGCGCCTTCCACGATGGACACCTCTCGCTCATGCGGAGGGCGCACGCGGAGAACGACATCGTTGTTGTCAGCCTCTTCGTCAATCCGATCCAGTTCGACCGGCGCGAGGATCTCGACAGCTATCCGCGGGACCTGGATGGCGACCTGGCGCAGGCGGCAGATGCCGGGATCGATCTGGTATTCGCGCCATCGGCAGAGGCGATCTACCCGAAGGGCTTCCAGACCTACGTTGACGTGACGGAGCTTACCGAGGGATTATGCGGCGCCTCCCGTCCAGGTCATTTTCGCGGCGTGACCACGGTGGTCGCGAAGCTGTTCAACCTTGTTAGGCCGCACCGGGCCTACTTCGGTCAAAAGGACTATCAGCAATCGGCGGTTGTTCGGCGTCTCGCGGCGGATCTCAATTTCGATCTCGAGATCATCGTCTCACCGACGGTTCGCGAATCCGACGGCCTTGCGATGAGCTCGCGCAATGTTCGGTTGACGCTGCAGGAGCGCCGCGCGGCATCTGTGCTCTATCGTTCGCTCGCTCACGCGGATGCGCTGGTCATGGCCGGCGAACGCCGTACGGCAACTATCCTCAAAGACGTGCGTACGATGATCGAGGCCGAGCCGCTGGCGCGGATCGATTATGTGGCCGCCTGTCACCCCGACACATTGCAAACGCTGGATCGCATTGAAGGACCCGCGCTGATCGCACTTGCCGTGCGATTCGGTGGAACGCGTCTCATCGACAACATCGTGATTACGCCCGCCTGA
- the mraZ gene encoding division/cell wall cluster transcriptional repressor MraZ yields MFRGSFEHAIDDKGRLSIPARYRDILKRRRERELILVDPLFDACIVAYPIKTWQQVEQNLLNNGNSDKRFRDYTRLISAHAVESMIDTQGRILIPPPLRDKANLRRDVVIVGVLDKIEIWNRERWTLFCAQERDPEEYAGKLAELGIRV; encoded by the coding sequence ATGTTCCGTGGAAGCTTCGAACACGCAATCGACGATAAAGGACGGCTCAGCATCCCGGCCAGATACCGCGACATTCTGAAGCGGCGGCGAGAGCGTGAGCTGATCCTCGTCGACCCTCTCTTTGACGCCTGCATCGTCGCCTACCCGATCAAGACCTGGCAGCAGGTCGAACAGAACCTGTTGAACAACGGCAACTCAGACAAGCGGTTTCGGGACTATACTCGCCTCATCTCGGCCCATGCGGTTGAGTCGATGATTGATACCCAGGGACGAATCCTGATTCCGCCTCCACTCAGGGACAAGGCGAACCTGCGCCGTGATGTCGTGATCGTCGGCGTATTGGATAAGATCGAAATCTGGAACAGAGAACGCTGGACATTGTTCTGCGCGCAGGAGCGGGATCCTGAGGAGTACGCCGGTAAGCTGGCCGAACTGGGGATCCGAGTATAG
- a CDS encoding 16S rRNA (cytosine(1402)-N(4))-methyltransferase — MTVEHRHRPVLLEEVLTILRPQSGGRYLDATVGLGGHAEAILAASAPAGRLYGIDRDAEALALARDRLGRFGDRVELCRADFAGLSAIAAEQGWGPFDGIVFDLGVSSFQLDDASRGFSFMREGPLDMRMDRHGCERSAAELLARISERDLARLLQEYGEERWARRIASRIVQERQTRPLTSTAQLARLVAAAVPRRAWPRRIHVATRTFLALRIAVNNELARLRRGLQEAVALLAAGGRISVISFHSLEDRIVKETLRGWARSDPPHVRLLTKRPICPTEPEIEANPRARSAKLRAAERC; from the coding sequence GTGACCGTCGAGCATCGGCATCGTCCGGTTCTGCTGGAGGAGGTGCTGACCATCCTGCGCCCGCAATCGGGCGGTCGCTACCTCGATGCCACCGTCGGTTTGGGTGGGCATGCGGAGGCGATCCTGGCGGCGAGCGCGCCGGCAGGTCGCCTGTACGGGATCGATCGCGATGCCGAGGCCTTGGCGCTGGCCAGGGACCGGCTTGGTCGGTTCGGAGATCGGGTCGAACTGTGCCGGGCCGATTTTGCCGGACTGAGCGCTATCGCAGCAGAGCAGGGGTGGGGTCCTTTCGACGGCATTGTGTTTGACCTTGGCGTATCGTCGTTCCAACTGGACGACGCCTCGAGGGGGTTCAGCTTTATGAGAGAGGGGCCGCTGGATATGCGGATGGATCGTCATGGATGTGAGCGATCGGCGGCGGAACTGCTGGCTCGGATTTCCGAGCGCGACCTCGCGCGATTGCTGCAGGAGTACGGCGAGGAGCGATGGGCGCGGCGAATCGCGTCGCGGATTGTGCAAGAGCGGCAGACCCGGCCGCTTACCTCTACCGCTCAACTCGCGCGTCTGGTGGCGGCCGCGGTGCCGCGGCGCGCCTGGCCGCGGCGGATCCACGTGGCAACGCGAACATTCCTGGCCTTGCGTATTGCCGTCAATAATGAGCTGGCGAGGCTCAGGCGTGGCCTGCAGGAGGCCGTTGCGTTGCTTGCCGCCGGGGGCCGAATCAGTGTCATCAGTTTTCACTCGCTTGAGGATCGGATTGTGAAGGAGACGCTTCGGGGATGGGCACGTTCGGACCCGCCGCATGTCCGTCTCCTGACCAAACGGCCGATCTGCCCGACAGAGCCGGAGATTGAGGCCAATCCGCGCGCCCGCAGCGCAAAGCTTCGGGCGGCGGAACGGTGCTGA
- the ftsL gene encoding cell division protein FtsL has translation MRSHSIAAWTSVGRDRASSVLKPRVDQIRRFDLLQSLLLGGVVLIVILFYVWQQIQVVRLGYQIEDLAGERAALIRQQKGLRVEVARLKSLRRVEEIARRQLGLTTPKSGQVVTLE, from the coding sequence ATGAGAAGCCACAGTATCGCCGCGTGGACGTCGGTGGGACGAGACCGGGCCAGCAGTGTGTTGAAACCGCGGGTCGATCAGATTCGGCGGTTCGACCTGCTGCAGTCGCTGTTGCTGGGAGGCGTCGTCCTGATCGTCATCCTGTTTTACGTCTGGCAGCAGATCCAGGTGGTGCGGCTTGGGTATCAGATCGAAGATCTTGCGGGAGAGCGCGCGGCCCTCATTCGACAGCAAAAGGGACTGCGCGTTGAGGTGGCCCGGCTGAAGTCGCTCCGCCGTGTCGAGGAGATCGCCCGCCGTCAGCTTGGTCTTACGACCCCGAAGTCGGGTCAGGTCGTGACCCTCGAGTAG